From Variovorax sp. PMC12, the proteins below share one genomic window:
- a CDS encoding DoxX family protein yields the protein MATTNTTNSAQDTLALIGRILIAYLFIPAGFGKLMGFGGTVGYITSAGLPLPEVAAVIAIIIELGLGIALLLGFKTRWTAIVMAIFTVATALFFHKYWSAPEAMKMMQQINFNKNIAIAGGLLAFAAFGAGRFSIDKK from the coding sequence ATGGCAACCACAAACACCACCAATTCGGCACAAGACACGCTGGCGCTGATTGGCCGCATCCTGATCGCCTACCTGTTCATTCCCGCCGGCTTCGGCAAGCTCATGGGCTTCGGCGGCACGGTCGGCTACATCACCTCCGCCGGCCTGCCGCTGCCCGAGGTGGCCGCGGTGATCGCGATCATCATCGAGCTGGGCCTGGGCATCGCGCTGCTGCTGGGCTTCAAGACGCGCTGGACCGCCATCGTGATGGCGATCTTCACCGTTGCGACGGCGCTGTTCTTCCACAAGTACTGGTCCGCACCTGAAGCGATGAAGATGATGCAGCAGATCAACTTCAACAAGAACATCGCGATCGCCGGCGGCCTGCTTGCTTTCGCAGCCTTCGGTGCCGGTCGTTTCAGCATCGATAAAAAGTAA
- a CDS encoding sensor histidine kinase — MDPQPRPPTPSPATEPQRFGIRTRLLALLLPGMVTLLALDSWNDYRALTDSLVAAYDQSLLEPVQALANGIVVASDGSVRVQEPFSIQAMFESTHLRYKYLHVGVQRIPKGGTLDVNSPESTLMGVPGLPRPAARPADGLPVFYDAVHEQHRVRVAALRQTVYDHVHPGVAYSVLIQAAEGIGPRTEAQSESLRQELLRDTRMVLVMALLVWLGVAWTLRPLERLRRSLRERSRDDLKPLDANGVPKEVVPLVDAVNHHIASHRRMVEEQSQFLADASHQLRTPLSILSIQAGYAVRETDPARMRESLHAIVAQLARTRRLSEQLLALAHATTEGEAARAEPAVVDLNAIARGVVLEYLPLARENDQDLGWVDARSDAAAADDEGEDGETPVLPVLPVLANAAELHEVLANLVHNALKYTPRGGNITVTVRRDASSALAEVCDNGPGIAPERRASVFERFHRDPAVDAGAAHGAGLGLTIARGYARRNGGDIELDSAGMPESNTGGGLRATLRLPLHLV; from the coding sequence ATGGATCCGCAGCCTCGGCCGCCAACCCCGTCGCCGGCGACTGAGCCGCAGCGCTTCGGCATCCGCACGCGGCTGCTGGCGCTGTTGCTGCCCGGGATGGTCACGCTGCTGGCGCTGGACAGCTGGAACGACTACCGCGCGCTGACCGACTCGCTGGTGGCCGCCTACGACCAGAGCCTGCTCGAGCCCGTGCAGGCGCTGGCCAACGGCATCGTGGTGGCGAGCGACGGCAGCGTGCGCGTGCAGGAGCCGTTCTCGATCCAGGCCATGTTCGAGTCGACGCACCTGCGCTACAAGTACCTGCACGTGGGCGTCCAGCGCATTCCCAAGGGCGGCACGCTCGATGTGAACTCGCCCGAATCCACGCTCATGGGCGTGCCCGGCCTGCCCCGGCCCGCGGCCCGCCCCGCCGACGGCTTGCCGGTGTTCTACGACGCGGTGCACGAGCAGCACCGCGTGCGCGTGGCCGCGCTGCGCCAGACGGTGTACGACCACGTCCACCCCGGCGTGGCCTACAGCGTGCTGATACAGGCGGCCGAAGGCATCGGGCCGCGCACCGAGGCCCAGTCGGAGTCGCTGCGCCAGGAGCTGCTGCGCGACACACGCATGGTGCTGGTGATGGCGCTGCTGGTGTGGCTGGGCGTGGCCTGGACCCTGCGCCCGCTGGAGCGCCTGCGCCGCTCGCTGCGCGAGCGTTCGCGCGACGACCTGAAGCCGCTCGACGCCAACGGCGTGCCCAAGGAAGTGGTGCCGCTGGTCGATGCGGTCAACCACCACATCGCGAGCCACCGGCGCATGGTGGAAGAGCAGTCGCAGTTCCTGGCCGACGCCTCGCACCAGCTGCGCACGCCGCTGAGCATCCTGTCGATCCAGGCCGGCTACGCGGTGCGCGAGACCGATCCGGCACGCATGCGCGAGTCGCTGCATGCCATCGTCGCGCAACTGGCGCGCACCCGGCGCCTGAGCGAACAGCTGCTCGCGCTGGCCCATGCCACCACCGAAGGCGAAGCCGCCCGGGCCGAGCCGGCGGTGGTCGACCTCAACGCCATCGCGCGTGGCGTCGTGCTCGAGTACTTGCCGCTCGCGCGCGAGAACGACCAGGACCTGGGCTGGGTCGATGCGCGCAGCGATGCAGCCGCCGCCGACGATGAAGGCGAAGACGGCGAGACGCCCGTGCTGCCCGTGCTGCCGGTCCTCGCCAACGCGGCCGAGCTCCATGAGGTGCTCGCGAACCTCGTGCACAACGCGCTCAAGTACACGCCGCGCGGCGGCAACATCACCGTGACCGTGCGGCGCGATGCGTCGTCCGCGCTGGCGGAGGTGTGCGACAACGGCCCCGGCATCGCGCCCGAGCGGCGCGCGAGCGTGTTCGAACGCTTCCACCGCGACCCGGCCGTGGATGCGGGCGCGGCACACGGCGCGGGCCTCGGCCTGACCATCGCGCGCGGCTACGCGCGGCGCAACGGCGGCGACATCGAGCTCGACAGCGCGGGCATGCCCGAGAGCAACACCGGCGGCGGACTGCGCGCCACGCTGAGGCTGCCGCTGCACCTCGTCTGA
- the trmB gene encoding tRNA (guanosine(46)-N7)-methyltransferase TrmB: MNLPDTVPNDLPRSEEAPAPDDADKPHPLHRRLKSFVKRGGRTTEGQARAFSELGPLYLVPYKPEPLDLTAAFGGRAGPTVLEIGFGMGEATAHIATVLPETNFFCCEVHEPGVGALLKRIGEQSLSNIRICAHDAVDVLDHMLQPGTLAGVHVFFPDPWHKKRHNKRRLIQPEFVTKLAQHLRSGGYIHCATDWQPYAEQMLEVLSGEPLLRNTAEGYAPKPDYRPLTKFENRGIKLGHGVWDLVFERKA, from the coding sequence ATGAACCTTCCCGACACCGTGCCCAACGACCTCCCGCGCAGCGAAGAAGCGCCTGCCCCCGACGACGCGGACAAGCCGCATCCGCTGCATCGACGCCTCAAGAGCTTCGTGAAGCGCGGCGGCCGCACCACCGAAGGCCAGGCGCGCGCCTTCTCCGAACTGGGCCCGCTGTACCTGGTGCCCTACAAGCCCGAGCCGCTCGACCTGACGGCGGCCTTCGGCGGCCGCGCCGGCCCCACGGTGCTGGAGATCGGCTTCGGCATGGGCGAGGCCACCGCGCACATCGCGACGGTGCTGCCCGAGACCAACTTCTTCTGCTGCGAAGTGCACGAGCCCGGCGTGGGCGCGCTGCTCAAGCGCATCGGCGAGCAGTCGCTGTCGAACATCCGCATCTGCGCGCACGACGCGGTCGACGTGCTCGACCACATGCTGCAGCCCGGCACGCTGGCCGGCGTGCATGTGTTCTTTCCGGACCCATGGCACAAGAAGCGCCACAACAAGCGCCGCCTGATCCAGCCCGAATTCGTGACCAAGCTCGCGCAGCACCTGCGCTCCGGCGGCTACATCCACTGCGCCACTGACTGGCAGCCCTATGCCGAGCAGATGCTCGAGGTGCTGTCGGGCGAGCCTCTGCTGCGCAACACGGCCGAGGGCTACGCGCCCAAGCCCGACTACCGCCCGCTCACCAAGTTCGAGAACCGGGGCATCAAGCTGGGCCACGGCGTGTGGGACCTGGTGTTCGAGCGCAAGGCCTGA
- a CDS encoding energy transducer TonB → MIAAPPEPPVSTAPPAPLRPPEAVASDGAVTQAVALKKRPPAYPAELARQEIPGRVVLVFVVGQSGRPENVRIEYASHPLFAKAVLAVVPEWRFEPARDAGGHAVRTQMRVPLTFLLD, encoded by the coding sequence ATGATTGCCGCGCCGCCCGAACCGCCGGTTTCGACTGCGCCGCCTGCGCCGCTCCGCCCGCCCGAAGCCGTGGCCAGCGATGGCGCGGTGACCCAGGCGGTGGCACTGAAGAAGCGTCCGCCTGCCTATCCGGCTGAACTGGCTCGGCAGGAAATCCCGGGCCGGGTGGTGCTGGTCTTCGTGGTCGGCCAGTCGGGGCGCCCCGAGAATGTGCGCATCGAGTACGCCTCGCACCCGCTGTTCGCCAAGGCGGTGCTCGCCGTGGTGCCTGAATGGCGTTTCGAGCCGGCGCGCGACGCTGGCGGGCACGCGGTGCGCACGCAGATGCGCGTGCCGCTCACGTTCCTGCTCGACTAG
- a CDS encoding NAD(P)/FAD-dependent oxidoreductase: MTSRATAKPADRHRTPATPRSTPPSRHYAVVGAGIAGVACARTLVQAGHKVTVFEREATAGGRMASVDTAFGRFDSGAQYFTVRDPRFALALENTPGVCKRWSANLVRVLDAHGRVAEAALPSLESHWVAQPGMDALVAHWAKPLGDSLVTGTQVTQIEPDALDPKRWQLRTAGADDSLHVYSGFDAVLLAVPPSPARALLDGDRLSARLAAKVEPVRIAPCWTLMIAYPQANQPNMSHLGPQWNAARSTHHRVAWLARESSKPGREPVERWTLQASATWSQEHLRDTPARVEAKLLRAFAEITGIHATPAHAQALRWNEAQTQVPVGTTHLWDAKARIGVAGDWCIGHRVEDAFVSGLSLALAVI, encoded by the coding sequence ATGACCTCTCGCGCAACTGCAAAACCCGCCGACCGCCACCGAACCCCGGCCACCCCGCGTTCCACGCCCCCGTCACGGCACTACGCCGTCGTCGGCGCCGGCATTGCCGGCGTGGCTTGTGCCCGAACCCTGGTGCAGGCCGGCCACAAGGTCACGGTGTTCGAGCGCGAGGCCACGGCCGGTGGCCGCATGGCCAGCGTCGACACCGCTTTCGGCCGCTTCGACAGCGGCGCCCAGTACTTCACCGTGCGCGACCCGCGCTTCGCGCTGGCCCTCGAGAACACGCCCGGCGTCTGCAAGCGCTGGAGCGCCAACCTCGTGCGCGTGCTCGACGCCCACGGCCGCGTGGCCGAGGCCGCACTGCCCTCGCTCGAATCGCATTGGGTGGCGCAGCCCGGCATGGACGCGCTGGTGGCCCACTGGGCCAAGCCGCTGGGCGACAGCCTCGTCACCGGCACGCAGGTCACGCAGATCGAGCCCGATGCGCTCGACCCCAAGCGCTGGCAGCTGCGCACCGCGGGCGCCGACGACTCCCTTCACGTCTATTCCGGTTTCGACGCCGTGCTGCTCGCCGTGCCGCCTTCGCCCGCGCGCGCGCTGCTGGATGGCGACAGGCTCTCCGCCCGGCTCGCCGCCAAGGTCGAGCCGGTGCGCATCGCGCCCTGCTGGACGCTGATGATTGCCTACCCCCAGGCCAACCAGCCCAACATGTCGCATCTCGGCCCGCAGTGGAACGCGGCGCGCAGCACCCACCACCGCGTGGCCTGGCTGGCGCGCGAATCGTCCAAGCCCGGCCGCGAGCCGGTCGAGCGCTGGACGCTGCAGGCCAGCGCCACCTGGTCGCAGGAACACCTGCGCGACACGCCCGCACGCGTCGAAGCCAAGCTGCTGCGCGCCTTCGCCGAGATCACCGGCATCCATGCCACGCCCGCGCACGCCCAGGCGCTGCGCTGGAACGAAGCCCAGACGCAAGTGCCGGTGGGCACCACGCACCTCTGGGATGCCAAGGCCCGCATCGGCGTGGCCGGCGACTGGTGCATCGGGCACCGGGTGGAAGACGCTTTCGTCTCGGGCCTGTCGCTCGCACTCGCCGTCATCTGA
- a CDS encoding tripartite tricarboxylate transporter permease — MIGQSLHDLWFGFGVAFQGSNLLWSFFGVLVGNLIGVLPGMGALQAISILLPLTYVMHPVPAILMLAGIFYGSQYGGAIGAILMNMPSHPPHAVTCLDGYPMTKQGKGGVALGVTMIASFFAASVGIIVMIFASPLLVQIAFKFGPTEIFSIMLLGLLAGSTMSRGSPLKGVAMTLFGLLCGVVGTDVNSGSFRFAFGLPELSDGLELVAISMGLFGVADFLLNVNRMKAIGDTGTLKLSDMRPSKEELKRAFPAMIRGTLVGTVFGAMPGTGPTITTFIAYALERKVSKTPNKFGTGMIEGVAGPEASAHSKTQVDFIPTMSLGIPGDAVMALILGALLIQGIQPGPQLITEHPDIFWGLIASFWIGNVILVILNVPMIGVWVKLLKVPYKYLFPAAMFFIATGVYSTQNSLFQIWEVLVFGIVGAVLMTLEFSVAPILLGFVLGPMVEENFRRALLLSRGDMSVFVTRPISGTFIGLCALLLLGVGYSAWRGRGGRKAMVDLPKPPEGAPPAEAASMGGGGK, encoded by the coding sequence ATGATCGGTCAATCGCTACATGACCTGTGGTTCGGCTTCGGCGTTGCCTTCCAGGGCTCGAACCTGCTGTGGTCCTTCTTCGGCGTGCTGGTGGGCAACCTGATCGGCGTGCTGCCGGGCATGGGCGCGCTGCAGGCCATCTCGATCCTGCTGCCGCTCACCTACGTGATGCACCCGGTGCCCGCCATCCTGATGCTGGCCGGCATCTTCTACGGCTCGCAGTACGGCGGCGCCATCGGCGCCATCCTGATGAACATGCCGTCCCACCCGCCGCATGCGGTGACCTGCCTGGACGGGTACCCCATGACCAAGCAGGGCAAGGGGGGCGTCGCGCTCGGGGTGACGATGATCGCCTCGTTCTTCGCGGCCTCCGTCGGCATCATCGTGATGATCTTCGCCTCGCCGCTGCTGGTGCAGATCGCGTTCAAGTTCGGCCCGACCGAGATCTTCTCGATCATGCTGCTGGGCCTGCTGGCCGGCTCCACCATGTCGCGCGGCTCGCCGCTCAAGGGCGTGGCCATGACGCTGTTCGGCCTGCTGTGCGGCGTGGTCGGCACCGACGTGAACAGCGGCAGCTTCCGCTTCGCGTTCGGCCTGCCTGAGCTCAGCGACGGCCTGGAACTGGTGGCGATCTCGATGGGCCTGTTTGGCGTGGCCGACTTCCTGCTCAACGTGAACCGCATGAAGGCCATCGGCGACACCGGCACGCTCAAGCTCAGCGACATGCGCCCGAGCAAGGAAGAGCTCAAGCGCGCCTTCCCCGCCATGATCCGCGGCACGCTCGTCGGCACGGTGTTCGGCGCCATGCCCGGCACCGGCCCGACCATCACCACCTTCATCGCCTATGCGCTGGAGCGCAAGGTGTCGAAGACGCCGAACAAGTTCGGCACCGGCATGATCGAAGGCGTGGCCGGGCCCGAAGCCTCCGCGCACTCGAAGACGCAGGTCGACTTCATCCCGACCATGAGCCTGGGCATTCCCGGCGACGCGGTGATGGCGCTGATCCTGGGTGCGCTGCTGATCCAGGGCATCCAGCCCGGCCCGCAGCTCATCACCGAGCATCCGGACATCTTCTGGGGCCTGATCGCCTCCTTCTGGATCGGCAACGTGATCCTCGTCATCCTGAACGTGCCGATGATCGGCGTGTGGGTGAAGCTGCTGAAGGTGCCCTACAAGTACCTGTTCCCTGCCGCGATGTTCTTCATTGCAACGGGCGTGTACAGCACGCAGAACAGCCTGTTCCAGATCTGGGAAGTGCTGGTGTTCGGCATCGTCGGCGCGGTGCTGATGACGCTGGAGTTCTCGGTCGCGCCGATCCTGCTGGGCTTCGTGCTCGGGCCGATGGTGGAAGAGAACTTCCGCCGCGCGCTGCTGCTCTCGCGCGGCGACATGTCGGTGTTCGTGACGCGCCCTATCAGCGGCACCTTCATCGGCCTGTGCGCGCTGCTGCTGCTGGGCGTGGGCTACTCGGCATGGCGCGGTCGCGGCGGGCGCAAGGCCATGGTGGATCTGCCCAAGCCGCCTGAGGGCGCACCGCCCGCGGAAGCTGCCTCGATGGGCGGCGGCGGCAAGTAA
- a CDS encoding flavodoxin family protein, with protein sequence MANIVIVFHSGYGHTQRVAQAVADGAGAQLLAIDADGNLPEGGWETLAAADAIVFGSPTYMGGVSWQFKKFADASSKVWYTQGWKDKLFAGFTNSATMNGDKVTTLTYLWTLAMQHSGIWVSMGILPTNNKAATRDSMNYVGGYGGLLTQSPSDASPAEMLKGDFDTARAFGERIAAVAKSRG encoded by the coding sequence ATGGCAAACATCGTCATCGTCTTCCATTCCGGCTACGGCCACACCCAACGCGTGGCTCAAGCCGTGGCAGACGGCGCAGGCGCGCAACTGCTCGCCATCGACGCCGACGGCAACCTGCCCGAAGGCGGCTGGGAAACGCTGGCCGCGGCCGACGCCATCGTCTTCGGCTCGCCCACCTACATGGGCGGCGTGAGCTGGCAGTTCAAGAAGTTCGCCGACGCCTCGTCCAAGGTCTGGTACACGCAGGGCTGGAAAGACAAGCTCTTCGCCGGGTTCACCAACAGCGCCACCATGAACGGCGACAAGGTCACCACGCTGACCTACCTCTGGACCCTGGCCATGCAGCACAGCGGCATCTGGGTCAGCATGGGCATCCTGCCGACCAACAACAAGGCCGCCACGCGCGACTCGATGAACTACGTGGGCGGCTACGGCGGCCTGCTGACACAATCGCCCTCCGACGCCAGCCCCGCCGAAATGCTCAAGGGCGACTTCGACACCGCCCGCGCATTCGGCGAGCGCATCGCAGCGGTGGCAAAGTCGCGGGGTTGA
- a CDS encoding pirin family protein, with the protein MLQVRKSQERGYADHGWLRSFHSFSFANYYDPAHMGFGNLRVINEDRVAAGAGFGTHGHKDMEIISYVLSGELAHKDSMGNVESIPPGDVQRMSAGRGVMHSEFNHKADETTHFLQIWIQPNVRGIEPGYEQKQFSDAEKRGKLRLVASPDGSDGSVKVHADARLYAGLLDGEEKASLPLDPARKSYVHLVRGELEVNGQKLSGGDAAMLEGESQLTLADGKDAEVLVFDLAA; encoded by the coding sequence ATGTTGCAAGTCCGTAAATCACAGGAACGCGGTTATGCCGACCATGGCTGGCTGCGCTCGTTCCACAGCTTTTCCTTCGCCAACTATTACGACCCGGCCCACATGGGCTTCGGCAACCTGCGCGTGATCAACGAAGACCGCGTGGCGGCGGGCGCCGGCTTCGGCACCCACGGCCACAAGGACATGGAGATCATCAGCTACGTGCTGTCGGGCGAGCTGGCGCACAAGGACAGCATGGGCAACGTGGAGAGCATTCCGCCCGGCGACGTGCAGCGCATGAGCGCGGGCCGCGGCGTGATGCACAGCGAGTTCAACCACAAGGCCGACGAGACCACGCACTTCCTGCAGATCTGGATCCAGCCGAACGTGCGCGGCATCGAGCCCGGCTACGAACAGAAGCAGTTCAGCGACGCCGAGAAGCGCGGCAAGCTGCGCCTGGTGGCTTCGCCCGACGGCAGCGACGGCTCGGTGAAGGTGCATGCCGACGCACGCCTCTACGCAGGCCTGCTCGACGGTGAGGAAAAAGCCAGCCTGCCGCTCGACCCGGCGCGCAAGAGCTATGTGCACCTGGTGCGCGGCGAGCTCGAAGTGAACGGCCAGAAGCTCTCGGGCGGTGACGCCGCGATGCTCGAGGGCGAATCGCAGCTGACGCTGGCCGACGGCAAGGACGCCGAAGTGCTGGTGTTCGACCTGGCCGCCTGA
- the gluQRS gene encoding tRNA glutamyl-Q(34) synthetase GluQRS, whose translation MRETGRFAPSPTGPLHAGSLVAALASWLDVRARGPQARWLVRIEDADTERCLPGMGERILRQLADCALLPDEPPAWQTQRTAHYEAALARLQELGLAYPCGCSRKDIDEALARLGQRHERHGERVYPGTCRDGLHGKPARAWRFATEKFAGGEICFTDRRLGRQCQDVSREVGDFVLRRADGPWAYQLAVVVDDADQGVTDVVRGEDLTDNTARQILLQRALGFPTPTYLHTPLVRAADGDKLSKQNGATALDTGTPAAALAALDTAARVLGLRPATATDCAGALAAWVPEWRDLYNSRP comes from the coding sequence ATGAGGGAGACCGGCCGCTTCGCCCCCTCGCCCACCGGCCCGCTGCACGCGGGCTCGCTGGTGGCCGCGCTTGCCAGCTGGCTCGACGTGCGCGCGCGCGGGCCGCAGGCACGCTGGCTGGTGCGCATCGAAGACGCCGACACCGAGCGCTGCCTGCCCGGCATGGGCGAGCGCATCCTCCGGCAGCTCGCCGACTGCGCCTTGCTGCCCGACGAGCCCCCGGCATGGCAGACGCAGCGCACCGCGCACTACGAGGCCGCGCTGGCGCGGCTGCAGGAACTTGGGCTGGCCTACCCCTGCGGCTGCTCGCGCAAGGACATCGACGAGGCGCTCGCGCGGCTCGGCCAGCGGCATGAGCGGCACGGCGAGCGGGTGTACCCCGGCACCTGCCGCGACGGCCTGCACGGCAAGCCGGCACGCGCCTGGCGCTTTGCCACAGAGAAATTCGCGGGTGGCGAAATCTGCTTCACCGACCGCCGCCTCGGCCGCCAGTGCCAGGACGTCAGCCGCGAGGTCGGCGACTTCGTGCTGCGGCGCGCAGACGGCCCCTGGGCCTATCAGCTCGCCGTGGTGGTCGACGACGCCGACCAGGGCGTGACCGACGTGGTCCGCGGCGAGGACCTCACCGACAACACGGCCCGGCAGATCCTGCTGCAGCGCGCGCTCGGCTTTCCCACGCCGACCTACCTGCACACGCCGCTGGTGCGCGCAGCCGACGGCGACAAGCTTTCCAAGCAGAACGGCGCCACCGCCCTCGACACCGGCACGCCGGCAGCCGCGCTGGCCGCGCTCGACACCGCCGCGCGCGTGCTCGGCCTGCGGCCCGCCACGGCCACCGATTGCGCGGGCGCGCTGGCCGCCTGGGTGCCCGAATGGCGCGATCTCTACAATTCGCGGCCGTAA
- a CDS encoding LysR family transcriptional regulator produces MPSPRDVLTPDALAMLQTVVATGSFAAAARTLDLVPSALSYRVRQIEDALDVLLFDRSARQARLTEAGAELLREADRLLHEIDAVANRVKRVATGWEPMLTIAVDSVIARDPLLDLATAFFALDPPTRLKLRDETLMGTIEALTSGEADLAIGAVLDAASLAFTATGIRSRLIGELRFVYAVAPHHPLARLPQPLSDAVMREHRAVAAADSTRHGTPMTVNLMGGQDVLTVPSMQAKIAAQLHGLGGGFLPEPMARPYIEAGHLVELKTERMPPLGALHCAWRVRSAGKPGRALEWWLAQFEHEGTRRALLERHRGR; encoded by the coding sequence ATGCCCAGTCCCCGAGACGTACTGACCCCCGACGCCCTGGCCATGCTCCAGACCGTGGTCGCCACGGGCAGCTTTGCCGCCGCCGCGCGCACGCTGGACCTGGTGCCCAGCGCCCTGAGCTACCGCGTGCGGCAGATCGAGGACGCGCTCGACGTGCTCCTGTTCGACCGCAGCGCGCGCCAGGCGCGGCTGACCGAGGCCGGCGCCGAACTGCTGCGCGAGGCCGACCGGCTCCTCCATGAAATCGACGCGGTGGCCAACCGCGTGAAGCGGGTGGCCACCGGCTGGGAGCCGATGCTGACCATCGCGGTCGACAGCGTGATCGCGCGCGACCCGCTGCTCGACCTGGCCACCGCCTTCTTCGCGCTCGATCCGCCCACGCGGCTCAAGCTGCGTGACGAGACGCTGATGGGCACCATCGAGGCGCTAACCAGCGGCGAGGCCGACCTGGCGATCGGCGCGGTGCTCGACGCGGCCAGCCTGGCCTTCACCGCCACCGGCATCCGCAGCCGGTTGATCGGCGAGCTGCGCTTCGTCTACGCCGTGGCGCCGCACCATCCGCTCGCACGCCTGCCCCAGCCCCTGAGCGACGCCGTGATGCGCGAGCACCGCGCGGTGGCCGCCGCCGACTCCACGCGCCACGGCACGCCGATGACGGTCAACCTGATGGGCGGGCAGGACGTGCTGACGGTGCCGAGCATGCAGGCCAAGATCGCGGCGCAACTGCATGGGCTGGGCGGCGGCTTTCTTCCCGAGCCGATGGCGCGGCCGTACATCGAGGCGGGGCACCTGGTCGAACTGAAGACCGAGCGCATGCCGCCGCTGGGCGCCCTGCACTGCGCATGGCGCGTGCGCAGCGCCGGCAAGCCGGGCCGTGCGCTCGAATGGTGGCTCGCGCAGTTCGAGCATGAAGGCACCCGGCGCGCATTGCTCGAACGGCACCGCGGTCGATGA
- a CDS encoding ABC transporter substrate-binding protein gives MNTSRRDWLGKAYGALLLGNGLGLGSAAGPALAQATRSSASAAGAPRVVLLGQSVPLTGTAYEIGTAFAAGSRLAVSDFNERNAASGLQLKLLQLDDGYDAARATANARTLLATHKADMLFGFVGTASSEAGANVATQQGSLLFAPFAASDALRGADHPNVFHVRPGMIDEALKIVRQCATVGQTRVALVGDDDAMGRAGLAAVQQAASELKLPPLVATALVPADGGKLDAALKAVQQQSPQAIVLVSLSGTTANAIRKLRKSGYTGNFMAFSIVGIDPLYATLGKDIGGIVISQVVPSPRPSAIPIVKEYLAAVDNSDQTASYEGLEGFIAAKAAGEAVRRAGKGFSSASLQRVMTGMTDYDVGGFRINLRPGLRDNVRSIDLISISSDGRVLR, from the coding sequence ATGAACACGTCACGCAGGGATTGGCTGGGAAAAGCATACGGTGCACTGCTCCTGGGCAACGGCCTGGGCCTGGGCAGCGCAGCAGGACCCGCACTGGCGCAAGCCACACGCTCGTCAGCATCGGCTGCCGGCGCGCCACGGGTGGTGCTGCTGGGCCAATCGGTGCCGCTTACCGGCACCGCCTATGAGATCGGCACCGCATTCGCCGCCGGCAGCCGGCTGGCGGTGAGCGATTTCAATGAACGCAACGCCGCCAGCGGCCTGCAGCTGAAGCTGCTGCAGCTCGACGACGGCTATGACGCCGCGCGCGCCACCGCGAACGCGCGCACCCTGCTGGCCACCCACAAGGCCGACATGCTGTTCGGCTTCGTCGGCACCGCCAGCAGCGAAGCCGGCGCCAATGTGGCCACGCAACAGGGCAGCCTGCTGTTCGCGCCCTTCGCGGCCTCCGACGCGCTGCGCGGCGCCGACCACCCCAACGTGTTCCACGTACGCCCCGGCATGATCGACGAGGCCCTGAAGATCGTGCGCCAGTGCGCCACCGTGGGGCAGACCCGTGTCGCGCTGGTCGGCGACGACGACGCCATGGGCCGCGCCGGCCTGGCGGCCGTGCAGCAGGCCGCGAGCGAACTCAAGCTGCCGCCGCTGGTGGCGACCGCGCTGGTGCCGGCCGACGGCGGCAAGCTCGACGCCGCGCTGAAGGCCGTGCAGCAGCAGTCGCCCCAGGCCATCGTGCTGGTGTCGCTTTCGGGCACCACGGCCAACGCCATCCGCAAGCTGCGCAAGAGCGGCTACACGGGCAACTTCATGGCCTTCTCGATCGTCGGCATCGACCCGCTCTACGCCACGCTGGGCAAGGACATCGGCGGCATCGTCATCTCGCAGGTGGTGCCATCGCCCCGGCCCTCGGCCATCCCGATCGTCAAGGAGTACCTGGCGGCGGTCGACAACTCCGACCAGACCGCGTCTTACGAAGGACTCGAAGGCTTCATCGCCGCCAAGGCCGCCGGCGAAGCGGTGCGCCGCGCGGGCAAGGGCTTCAGCAGCGCGAGCCTGCAGCGCGTGATGACCGGCATGACCGACTACGACGTCGGCGGCTTCCGCATCAACCTGCGCCCGGGCCTGCGCGACAACGTGCGCAGCATCGACCTCATCAGCATTTCATCGGACGGCCGCGTGCTGCGCTGA
- a CDS encoding tripartite tricarboxylate transporter TctB family protein: MQHQLGEDPASHAPRPASRFKKDYYGGALLIVIGLAAVYAGIGYRVGELAHMGPGFFPVALGALLALTGLLIALSARGDKPVSEEAVSHGHPGGMPDIRGGVCIILGILAFLLFGEYGGLLPATFAIVFISALGDRDNTLTEAVLLSLAMSFIAVVVFWWALKLQLPLFQWGG, encoded by the coding sequence ATGCAGCACCAGCTCGGTGAAGATCCGGCCTCGCACGCGCCCCGGCCCGCTTCCAGATTCAAGAAAGACTACTACGGCGGCGCCCTGCTGATCGTCATCGGACTGGCCGCGGTCTACGCCGGCATCGGCTACCGCGTGGGCGAGCTCGCGCACATGGGCCCGGGCTTCTTCCCGGTGGCGCTGGGCGCGCTGCTGGCGCTCACGGGCCTGCTCATCGCGCTGTCCGCGCGCGGCGACAAGCCCGTATCCGAAGAGGCCGTCTCGCACGGCCATCCGGGCGGCATGCCCGACATCCGCGGCGGTGTCTGCATCATCCTGGGCATCCTCGCGTTCCTGCTGTTCGGCGAGTACGGCGGCCTGCTGCCGGCGACCTTCGCCATCGTGTTCATCTCGGCGCTCGGCGACCGCGACAACACGCTGACCGAAGCAGTGCTGCTCTCGCTCGCGATGTCGTTCATCGCGGTGGTCGTCTTCTGGTGGGCGCTCAAGCTGCAGCTCCCCCTGTTCCAGTGGGGAGGCTGA